The DNA window CATTGCGGCCATGGCCATCGTCGTCGAGAAATGCCTCGCCGCGAAACTCGCCATCCTTCCACGTCGAGATTACCGCGCGGGTTTGCGCCTCGGCCGCATCAAGAATCGTCTCCACTGCAGCCTCGACGACAGCGGCGCCAAATTCCGTAAACAGCCGCGACAACCGGCGTTCTCCGAGGTGCGCGGCCCCGACCATGGCGGCCAGATCGCCGCGAAACTCGCGGGGATTGCGGATATTCAGTGCCAGCATGTCCAGGAGATCGTCGCGTAACCGTCCGGCCTCGTAGAGCTTGATCGGCGGGACGCGCAGCCCCTCCTGCCAGATCTCGGTGGCGGACGGATTGTAGCCGCCATGGGTGGCGCCGCCGATGTCGCTCTGGTGTGCCCGGACGATGGTCCAGAGCAACCGCCGCTGTCGATCGAAGACCGGGACAAATGCCGTCAGGTCGGGAAGATGGCTGCCGCCATGGTCGGGATCGTTGAGCAGGATGACGTCACCCGGCCGAACATCACTGAAACGTCGTTCGACGGCCAGGGTAGCCCACGGCAATGCGCCGACATGTACAGGGATATGGTCAGCCTGCGCGATCAGGCGGCTCCTAGTGTCGCAAATCGCCAGCGAGAAATCCCGGCTGGAGTTCAGGATCTGGGAATAGGACGTGCGAAGCATGGCTTCACCCATTTCCCTCACGATCGAGCTCAGCCGGTGCTGGACGACGGATCGCGTGATCGGGTCGATCTCGATGGACATGGGTTTCCAGTTTGAAAAATTCGACTTGGCGAGATTGGAGAAACGCCTGGAAAAAAGCAATCTCGACGGGCCAGTCCGATGACTACTCCGCGCGGCTCGGCCGCATTTCGAGGATTTGCTTGGACAATTGCGCCGAAGCGGTTCTGGAGCGCCCAGCGCAGGCCGGCGGGGACAATTTTTTATTCCGGTTGAGACGGGATCAGCCTGATATAATCGCGATGCAGTGACATCGGTGATTTGCGACCATCGAACAGGACGCGAACGCTGCTATTGAGTCGGCTGCCGCCGACAATGGTGCCTTGCTTTTCGGCGAGACGCGGGTTGCGCGCTGCTCCGAGTGTGCTCATTCCGAAGCGGGCGCCTTTGGCGATGGGGGGAGCGGCCGAGCGGCCGTCGCTTCGAACGGAATGGACTGCGCCATTACGCTGGTTCTTGATCAATCCTTCGAAAACCCCTCTCGGCCGTTCGCTCATTCGTTGGGCCCTCGCAAAAATCGACCGCAATTCGAGTGGAATCGCACTAGACGATATGGAAATCAGCGGCGTGCAGTTGCGCCTTCGGTACGCCGGTCAGTGTGATCACGTCATGGCTGTCGACCGTTATCACCGTGTTGCCGTGACCATCATCGTGCAGGGCCCTCAAAACGGCCTGGGTGTTCGCAAAAATCGATTCATCGAATTGGAGAACATCAGAAAGGGGATGAAAATCCGTTAACACTGTGTGGCCGACCCCGGCAAAATTGAACACAAAGGTATCGCTGGCACCAAAGCCGCTCAACGTCTGATCCGGGGCAGTCGCGACCACCGTATTCTGGGCGGGACCGGGGTCCAGCATCGTCACCGGTGTCACACCCTGACCCGGATCATGCACAACCATGGGACCGGTGCTCTGGCTGGTGGCGGGCGGATCGAACACGAGCGTGCCGTTGCCACTGTCCTTTTGTACCGTAAAAATTCCTGCTCCCGTGTAGTTGACGAGATCGAACACTTCGGAGTGACCGGCTCCGTCGCTGACGGTCAGGACGCCGCTGGTCGCCGTCGTTGCGACATAATTGGCCGATCCCAACCCGGTCCAGGTCAAATCCAGTAGATCAATGCTGTCATGCGTGAGCGAATTTGCGCTCATGTTGGATATTTGCCCGGCGAACGGCTGGGTCAGCGAGTGATCGAGGATGAGGGTCCCCTGAACACCCAGGAAGCTGACAGTTGCCCCTACTGGGCCGTTGAACTCAAGCGTTGCCCCGTTGGCAATCGTGAAGGTTCCGGTCCCAGCGACGACAGCGCCAATATCGAGGCTGCCTGACTGGACATTGATTGTCCCGTTGTTGATGAAGCCTACGACCCCGGTGCTGGTGATACTGGCCGTTCCGGTGGAATCGATCGTGCCGTCATTGGTGAGGATATTCGTGCCGCCCGTGAAAGTGCTGGCGCCCGTGAGGTTCCAGAGGCCGCCAACCTCATTGTGGAATGTCGCATTGCCAGTGAGAACAACGCCGGTGATCGTTCCGAAATTGTCGATTGCCGCGGTGCCCGTTGAAGTCGTCGTGGCATCGATTGCGTCGGTCGTACCGGTCACTGTCGCGTAGTTGGTGACGCTTACATCGCCGCCATCGAAGCCGAGCGCGCTGATGCCGCTCCGTCCGGCGTTAATGGTTGCTCCGGCTTCAGCGATAATCGTTACCGTCCCGGTGCCGTAGTTGATGCCGCGTATACCGTCGGTGCCCGCCGGCGCGAGAATGGATGCGTAATCGTCGACCGAGACGCTGCCATGAACATTGCCGTCGACAGTATCTGTGTTGTTGGGATTGTAGCCGGCCAGGATTCCCGCGGCCGGGTCACCAGAACCGGACAGCACAGTGCCGGACTCAATCGTTCCATAGGCCAGGACCGAAACGAAGCTCGTTGATGGAACAGAAAATGAGCTGCCCGGCCAAGGCGCCGGAGCCTTGTTCAGCGCGACGATCCCCGAGCCTCCGTTCCTGGAATCGATCAGAATTCCGGCGCTGGTCGATACGTCGATGTTACCGGCGCCAAAATTCGACGCGCCAATCCCGTCTGCAAACCCGTTGACAGGACTCGCACCACCAAGCGTGATCGATCCCGCATCGTCGCTTACAACGATATTTCCTGTGCCGTAGTCGAAAGCCCTGATGCCATCTCCAGAGGCGGGATTGATGTTGGCAAAATTATTGACGACGACGTCCCCGTCGAGACCCGTCAGCGGAAAGGTCGTTGGAGTGGCAGTTCCGCCCAGATAACCCGCCACGATTCCGGCTGGTGGATTTCCGTTCGATAGAGCGGTACCAGAATTGATCGTCCCGACGGCAGTTACCGTAATTGAGCTATTTGCCGACGCAGCAATCGTCGCGGCCTCGCTAACGGCGTTGATTCCTTCGCTTCCCGAGTCGATGACGTCACCAGACGAGGTGATCACGGATATGTTTCCAGCATCGGTGCTGGTCGCAACTATTCCGTCGCCGGACGTCGACTTTACGGTTGCGCCGGAATAGACGTTGACCGCGACGTTGCCAGTCCCTCCGCCCAGGGCGGACGCAAGTATGCCGTATTGAACACCGGCCACGGTCGTTCCGGCCGCGTCGTTGACGGTTACGTTTCCGTTTCCTTCGTTATACGCATCGATGCCCAGGCCTGCCGCCGCCGTGATATTGGCATCGTTGTTGACGATGACGTTGCCGTTCACGTTTGTGTTGGCTGTCGCTGTCGTTCCACCAAGAAATCCCGCCGAGATACCGCTGGGTGAAGAGCTGCTATTGTTCAGTATGGTCCCCGAATTGATGGTCCCTTCGGCATTGACGGTCACGAGCGAGTCGCTCGAGGCAGCGATAACTGTCGCCTGGTTGACAACATCTATCCCAGTGCTGCCGGACGAAATCAGGTCCCCCGTCGACGTCGTGATCGCGATATTGCCTGGCCCGTAATTGAAGGCTCCAATGCCATAGGGGGCATTCCCCGATGAGGCGGTGGCAGAATTCAGCGCCGAAATGGTCGCATTGCCCCCAACGTTGATTGCAATGTTTCCAATGCCATAGTCGAATACGCGCATTCCATCGCCCGCAGCGGCGGTGATGCTGCCGGCATAGTTCACCAGCACGTTGCCATGGACGTTGGCATTGAACACATCTGCGACTCCAGGATCGACGCCTACGAGCATTCCGGCCGGTGCAGACCCGCTGTTGTTCAGGTTCGTACCCGAATCAATCGTTCCCAGTGCGACGACGGTGACGTTGGCCGGCACGGCCGCGCTCACGACCGTGGCTTGGTTCTCGGCGAGAATTCCCGTGCATCCCGAAGCGATCGTGTTGCCTGTGGCATCGACGACCGACACATTGCCGACCCCGTAGCTGATGGCGAGTATTCCGTATTGGGCGAAGCCGGAAGCCGTCGTTCCCGCGGCCGTCGCCGTGATCGAGCCGGAATTGGAAACAGAGACGTTTCCTGTCCCGTAATTCTGGGCGTTGATGCCTATTCCTCTGGTGGCGGTGATGGTGGCGGTGCTGCTGACGTCAACGTTGCCGAAAATTCCCGCGAGCGGGGGATTTGGTATATTGGCCGGCGGGCTCACTCCGCCGAAGTAGGCCGCCAGGATCGCCGAGGGTTCGCTCGTGGTCGTGACAAGTCCCGAATTGATGGTGCCGGCGGCCGCAATCGTAATCGAGCTATTATCGGCGAGCGGGACCGAGGTTCCCTCGTCCTCGTCAAAGATGCCGACGCCACCGGCGTTGATGGTCACCCCAGCCAACGTCGTCACCTCGGAACTGCCGGATGATGTAACTGCAAAAATGCCTCTCGCGTTTGCCGAGGTAATTTGCGCCGTTCCACCAACAAAGATCGTGAGTAATCCGCTGGTTGTAACGCCCTCGATCGCGAATGAGGCTCCACTTACATTGCCATAGTCGACGATCGTCGTTGAACCGGTCAGGGAGCTCGTGGAAATGCCGACGCCCCCGGACGACGAAACATTGCCCGCACTGGTGATCGCAATATTGGCACCGGTCGTGGAAACGTTGATCCCGGCAAAGGCGCCCGTCACCGTGATCGAAGAAGGTTGGATGGTTTCAACGTTGATCGTATCGGTCGAGAGGCTATCCGTGGCTGCGATATTCAGCCCGTTCGCGGTGCTGCTGGTAATAGTTGCGTTGGCCGCGAGCTGATAAAACTGCGCCGTGGTCGGCGTGAATGATTGTGCGGCGTTCGCTCCGGTCAAATGAGTCCCCGAGGGCTCAAGCACGATTTCGCTCCCGCCGGCGGAACTGAACAGCACGCTGAATGTGTCCGCGGCCGGCGCACCCGAAATCTTGTAGGTCAGTGTCGAGCCGCCCACCTCCGTGATCGAACCGCTGTTGCTCGCGCTTGAAACCGCGATACCCTCGAGAAGGATTGCGTCGCCGGTGGCTGGTGCGACAATCGTCGCCGTCGAACTGAAACCGGTCGGATTGTCCAGCGTCAGCAACCCGCCGCCCGGACTGAAAGTAATGGTTTGCCCTGGACCGACGGTGTTCACGATTTCGAGTTCGGCCTGATTGCCGATCGTGAACGAACCGTTGCCCGATACGGCACCTCCGACCTGGGCAGTTGCACCCGCGTTGACGTTGATGGTACCGGAATTCGCCAGCGCAAGCGTTCCCGCCGTCAACGAGCTCACGCCGTTGAAATTGATGGTTCCGGAATTGTTGATTGTGTTGGCGCCCGAGCCGAAGAAACTGGCGCCGCGGATATTCCAGACACCGCCCGCATTATTGTTGATGGTCGCCGTGCCCAGCTGCACGTCGCCGGATAGAATGCCGGAGTTGTTGATGGTAATGGCGCCGACATAGTCTGCGACCGAGAAATTGAAGCCGCTTACCGCATAATCGGCGGCGATGACAGACCCTGTGCTGGTATTGGTGAAAGTCGCGCCTTGCGTGCTGTCGTTATTGATTTGCACGACAGGACTGAAGGATGAGCCGAGGGCACTGATGGCTCCCGAGTTGGTAATGGAAACGATGCCGTTGACGCTGTTGGCAACTCCATTGCCTGTGCCGGCGGAAATTCCGATGCCGCTCGCGACCGTTATCGTACCCTTGTTATTGATCGATACGTTCCCGCCGCCGAGTGCGTAGGCATTCACGCCTATAGCCTGCGCGGTTATCGCCGAGGAAGTTTCGAGAGTGGCCGTCAGATTGCCGACGCCCCAATTGTAAAGCCCTATTCCTGCCCCGGACGCCGCATTGATAATGGCGCTGTTATCAACAAGGACGTTGCCCAGTATGTTGCTGTTGACGGTCCCGACTCCATACCCCGCCCAGATTCCACCTGAGAAACCGCCGCCCGTAGGCATGTCGAAGCCCGAGTTGATCGTTCCGACGGTCGTGATGGATATTTCACTGGTGGCGGGCGCACTTGTCGCCGAATTGCCCGCCGCGATTCCGATACCGCCGGAATTGACCACATCGCCAGCGGTGGTCGTAACCAAAACGTTCCCGCCGTTATTCGCAAACGCCGATATGCCGTTCAAACCATAGAGAGAACCGGCGGATATTGTTGCGCCGGTGAGGACGTTGATCGTTGCGCTTCCGGAAGTCGGGCCTTGAGAATAGGCGGCGATGCCGTATTGAGCGCCCGACACCGTCGTGTTCGCTTCGTCGGTCAGCGTCACACTGCCGTTGCCCCAGTTGAATGCGTCAATCCCCCAGCCGGCCGAAGCGGTGACGTTGGCAAAGTTGTCGATGCTTACAGTGCCGTTGACGTTGGCATTTGGCGTGCTCGCGGACCCTGGAACGTATCCAGCGGAAATTCCCGCCGGCTGAGAGCCGTTCGGGGTCAGATAGTCGCCCGAATTTATCGTGCCCGAGGCCGACACGCTTGCGCTCGAACCCGCTCCGGCCGCAAGCGCGGTTGCCAGGTTGAACGCGTTGACGCCGCTGGAACCGGAGTCGATGATATCGCTCGCAACCGTCGAGATGGAGACGTTCCCGGTCCCGAAGCCGGCAGCCTCCGCCCCAAATCCCTGTGGAGCAACGATGGTCGTGCTGGCGAGATCAAGGACGGCGACGTTTCCGCTGCCGTAGTTGAAGGCGCGGATTCCATCGCCGCCCGCGGCATTGATATTCGCCGAATTGTCGACAACGACGTTTCCGAACACGGCGGCGTTCGGCGTGCCCGTTTGGCTGCCAAGGTAGCCTGCAAGAATTCCAGCTGGTCTGTTGCTGTTACCGGTAAGCTGATAGCCCGAGTCGATGGTACCGACGGTCATGATCGAAATCGAACTCGTCGTAACCCCGCCGACTTGCGGGACCGATGTGGCCAGATTTACCGCGACGATTCCGGCGCTGCCTGACGTGATGACGTCGTTTGTCGTGGTCATTACCGAAATGCTGCCGGTGCCAGTTGAATCAGCCTCGATGCCATAAA is part of the Pirellulales bacterium genome and encodes:
- a CDS encoding hydantoinase B/oxoprolinase family protein, which codes for MSIEIDPITRSVVQHRLSSIVREMGEAMLRTSYSQILNSSRDFSLAICDTRSRLIAQADHIPVHVGALPWATLAVERRFSDVRPGDVILLNDPDHGGSHLPDLTAFVPVFDRQRRLLWTIVRAHQSDIGGATHGGYNPSATEIWQEGLRVPPIKLYEAGRLRDDLLDMLALNIRNPREFRGDLAAMVGAAHLGERRLSRLFTEFGAAVVEAAVETILDAAEAQTRAVISTWKDGEFRGEAFLDDDGHGRN
- a CDS encoding Ig-like domain-containing protein; translation: MANPTPGLASGSVALSLVAGGATDAAGNVALAANLASLDSQAIDTVAPTVAINISNTDLTVSNNTATVTFTFSAAPTAFSLSDTTATGGTLSNLQQTGPAVWTALFTANSNTQITTASVGVTAGSYQDAAGNPGGAGSSGNFSIDTIPNSWANPAGGSWADPTNWSSGTLPSSSANVQISPFGTTPYTITILPGTTVVVNSLTISDPNVTLLDEFSLSILASLVTSAGLLQVSNGGTLSVGSAAGFTVNFAGTGGNLALVSSFTGTVDAISTADGAVTIAGAGNVTSATGDAVDLLATGGTANLAVGLTGTITGAANGITVTQNAFGNVAVTTSGPVGGEAGYGILAVESATGSGSIQVGGSGNVSGGNTNDGILAEILNAADGSGVTVNQTGSISGGYDAIHALTEGNGNVMITTGPNATITAGRFYGIEADSTGTGSISVMTTTNDVITSGSAGIVAVNLATSVPQVGGVTTSSISIMTVGTIDSGYQLTGNSNRPAGILAGYLGSQTGTPNAAVFGNVVVDNSANINAAGGDGIRAFNYGSGNVAVLDLASTTIVAPQGFGAEAAGFGTGNVSISTVASDIIDSGSSGVNAFNLATALAAGAGSSASVSASGTINSGDYLTPNGSQPAGISAGYVPGSASTPNANVNGTVSIDNFANVTASAGWGIDAFNWGNGSVTLTDEANTTVSGAQYGIAAYSQGPTSGSATINVLTGATISAGSLYGLNGISAFANNGGNVLVTTTAGDVVNSGGIGIAAGNSATSAPATSEISITTVGTINSGFDMPTGGGFSGGIWAGYGVGTVNSNILGNVLVDNSAIINAASGAGIGLYNWGVGNLTATLETSSAITAQAIGVNAYALGGGNVSINNKGTITVASGIGISAGTGNGVANSVNGIVSITNSGAISALGSSFSPVVQINNDSTQGATFTNTSTGSVIAADYAVSGFNFSVADYVGAITINNSGILSGDVQLGTATINNNAGGVWNIRGASFFGSGANTINNSGTINFNGVSSLTAGTLALANSGTINVNAGATAQVGGAVSGNGSFTIGNQAELEIVNTVGPGQTITFSPGGGLLTLDNPTGFSSTATIVAPATGDAILLEGIAVSSASNSGSITEVGGSTLTYKISGAPAADTFSVLFSSAGGSEIVLEPSGTHLTGANAAQSFTPTTAQFYQLAANATITSSTANGLNIAATDSLSTDTINVETIQPSSITVTGAFAGINVSTTGANIAITSAGNVSSSGGVGISTSSLTGSTTIVDYGNVSGASFAIEGVTTSGLLTIFVGGTAQITSANARGIFAVTSSGSSEVTTLAGVTINAGGVGIFDEDEGTSVPLADNSSITIAAAGTINSGLVTTTSEPSAILAAYFGGVSPPANIPNPPLAGIFGNVDVSSTATITATRGIGINAQNYGTGNVSVSNSGSITATAAGTTASGFAQYGILAISYGVGNVSVVDATGNTIASGCTGILAENQATVVSAAVPANVTVVALGTIDSGTNLNNSGSAPAGMLVGVDPGVADVFNANVHGNVLVNYAGSITAAAGDGMRVFDYGIGNIAINVGGNATISALNSATASSGNAPYGIGAFNYGPGNIAITTSTGDLISSGSTGIDVVNQATVIAASSDSLVTVNAEGTINSGTILNNSSSSPSGISAGFLGGTTATANTNVNGNVIVNNDANITAAAGLGIDAYNEGNGNVTVNDAAGTTVAGVQYGILASALGGGTGNVAVNVYSGATVKSTSGDGIVATSTDAGNISVITSSGDVIDSGSEGINAVSEAATIAASANSSITVTAVGTINSGTALSNGNPPAGIVAGYLGGTATPTTFPLTGLDGDVVVNNFANINPASGDGIRAFDYGTGNIVVSDDAGSITLGGASPVNGFADGIGASNFGAGNIDVSTSAGILIDSRNGGSGIVALNKAPAPWPGSSFSVPSTSFVSVLAYGTIESGTVLSGSGDPAAGILAGYNPNNTDTVDGNVHGSVSVDDYASILAPAGTDGIRGINYGTGTVTIIAEAGATINAGRSGISALGFDGGDVSVTNYATVTGTTDAIDATTTSTGTAAIDNFGTITGVVLTGNATFHNEVGGLWNLTGASTFTGGTNILTNDGTIDSTGTASITSTGVVGFINNGTINVQSGSLDIGAVVAGTGTFTIANGATLEFNGPVGATVSFLGVQGTLILDHSLTQPFAGQISNMSANSLTHDSIDLLDLTWTGLGSANYVATTATSGVLTVSDGAGHSEVFDLVNYTGAGIFTVQKDSGNGTLVFDPPATSQSTGPMVVHDPGQGVTPVTMLDPGPAQNTVVATAPDQTLSGFGASDTFVFNFAGVGHTVLTDFHPLSDVLQFDESIFANTQAVLRALHDDGHGNTVITVDSHDVITLTGVPKAQLHAADFHIV